One stretch of Argiope bruennichi chromosome 3, qqArgBrue1.1, whole genome shotgun sequence DNA includes these proteins:
- the LOC129963692 gene encoding uncharacterized protein LOC129963692, whose protein sequence is MTMKIVVDEKDISDQLKQFWDLENLGVEGVEEDDFEKHTVDKEIMKQFEENIVYQNKRYTVKFPWKTNMKEYLANNFEVAKRRFSHLKSKFIKDNSLFLDYKAVIEDHLKEGIIKKVITCEEEKPSFYLPHRAVIREDKTTTRLRVVFDASSHAKGQLSLNDCLHTGINLIPDLFEILIGFREQAVAITADIKKAFLQIQIAEEDQNYTSFFWTEDPEKEEEEIFKMTRVLFGVKSSPFLLAATIQYHLKRWSLIQSLRSKFWKRWSQEYLNSLQSRAKWKLPELNIKPGQLVLLKDNSKSPMEWNLARIERIYPGTDGLVRVADIRTPKGIFRRSINRLCPLPFEEGVGQLSNGGRDVPS, encoded by the exons atgacCATGAAGATTGTAGTAGATGAAAAGGATATTTCGGACCAACTTAAACAATTTTGGGATCTTGAGAATTTAGGGGTAGAAGGGGTTGAAGAGgatgatttcgaaaaacatactgtagataaagaaattatgaaacaatttgaagaaaatattgtttatcaaaataaaagatatactgtAAAGTTTCCttggaaaacaaatatgaaagaatatttagctAATAACTTTGAAGTGGCTAAAAGGAGGTTttcgcatttaaaatcaaaatttattaaagataattcattgtttttagaTTATAAAGCTGTTATTGAAGATCATTTAAAAGAAGGTatcattaagaaagttataacatgtgaagaagaaaaaccttcattttatttgcctcaCAGGGCGGTAATAAGGGAAGATAAAACTACCACTCGTTTGAGAGTGGTATTTGACGCAAGTTCTCATGCGAAAGGACAGTTGTCGTTAAATGATTGTTTACATACTGGTATCAATCTCATTCCAGatctttttgagattttaataggttTTAGAGAACAGGCTGTTGCCATAACTGCCGACATAAAGAAGGCCTTTCTGCAAATACAGATTGCCGAAGAAGATCAGAATTATACTAGTTTCTTCTGGACGGAAGATCCGGAAAAGGAAGAAGAGGAAATTTTCAAGATGACTCGAGTTCTTTTCGGTGTCAAATCAAGCCCCTTTCTCCTTGCAGCTACAATCCAATACCATCTAAAGAG ATGGTCTCTCATCCAGTCTCTTAGAtccaaattttggaaaagatggaGTCAAGAATATCTCAACTCCTTGCAGTCTCGAGCTAAATGGAAACTACCTGAACTGAACATCAAACCCGGACAGCTGGTACTCCTGAAGGATAATAGCAAGAGCCCCATGGAATGGAACTTGGCCCGAATTGAAAGGATATATCCTGGAACAGATGGACTAGTCCGTGTCGCAGACATCAGAACCCCTAAAGGAATTTTTCGGCGAAGTATCAACAGACTCTGCCCACTCCCTTTCGAAGAAGGTGTTGGACAACTGTCCAACGGGGGCCGGGATGTTccgtcttag